From the Excalfactoria chinensis isolate bCotChi1 chromosome 1, bCotChi1.hap2, whole genome shotgun sequence genome, one window contains:
- the RFX8 gene encoding DNA-binding protein RFX8 translates to MAEGSPTSLLHLSITRWIADNFCLCEGCTIPRWLLYEMYIENFSSNDNDKVNSATFGKLIRLVFPGLGTRRLGTRGSARYHYDGIAIKKDSSFYGRYCFLLSQKNYRRQCSPGKSVSAWQPSTPVGTGADACSSGDAAGYESNSKKRGTSKDLHCFPSITYLKTEEDRLAYVLPEFGLACPWEQELLNKYPYEMVIQIANEYSSHCQDILQVVKMQELDKVEDCITSFWKSLQPEKIAFISLPDICQLFKYYDRYLFKEMDNILLGDFLEEVSVHYLKSIRTFSKNVKLWLLNALEELPMPLQTSKCKEVTVFIKRLRRKTDLSNMAKTMRIVLNNYSKVTVLISDLNAVIDQGLLDVPGNLFQKKYGNPDELRYNIEIKCLNDLLSSLAQSTDIRVLLSCISSNLQAFVIQPSRNKQEFRKLAADFQLRWNFLLSAVSKAMTLNYADSFGSWHLFNLLLLDYVAHVFQSYIEEEEEGEESFCVTQQSDQPVLWVYEPSYFGGYFAEEEPPAEASQSTLISLMLNQSDIRLSNVYSEF, encoded by the exons ATGGCGGAGGGCAGCCCCACCTCCCTCCTGCACCTCTCCATCACCCGCTG gataGCTGATAATTTCTGTTTGTGCGAAGGATGCACCATACCCCGCTGGCTGCTATATGAAATGTATATAGAAAACTTCAGTTCCAATGACAACGACAAAGTAAATTCAGCCACCTTTGGAAAG CTTATCCGGTTAGTTTTCCCAGGTCTGGGGACAAGAAGACTGGGCACCAGAGGCAGTGCCAG ATATCACTATGATGGAATAGCTATCAAGAAGGACTCTTCCTTTTATGGACgttattgctttcttctgtctcaGAAAAATTATCGcag GCAGTGCTCTCCAGGGAAGAGTGTTTCTGCATGGCAGCCAAGCACCCCTGTGGGCACCGG TGCAGACGCCTGCAGTTCTGGAGATGCAGCTGGTTATGAGAGCAATAGCAAAAAAAGAGGAAC GAGCAAGGATTTGCACTGTTTTCCATCGATCACTtatctgaaaactgaagaagacAGACTTGCATACGTTTTGCCTGAATTTGGGCTAGCCTGCCCTTGGGAGCAAGAGTTACTGAACAAATACCCCTATGAGATG GTTATACAGATCGCAAATGAGTACAGTAGCCACTGCCAAGACATTTTACAGGTTGTGAAAATGCAAGAGCTTGACAAG GTGGAAGACTGCATCACATCATTCTGGAAGTCTCTACAGCctgaaaaaatagcatttatatCCTTGCCAGATATATGCCAGCTGTTCAAGTACTACGACAGATATCTATTCAAG GAAATGGATAATATTCTCCTTGGTGACTTCTTGGAGGAGGTGTCTGTCCACTATCTGAAGTCGATCAGAACGTTCAGTAAAAATGTTAAGCTCTGGCTGCTTAACGCTTTGGAAGAGCTTCCAATGCCACTCCAAACATCCAAATGTAAAG AAGTTACAGTGTTTATAAAAAGACTCAGGAGAAAGACAGATCTTTCTAATATGGCCAAG ACAATGAGAATAGTCTTGAACAACTACAGCAAAGTCACTGTTCTGATCTCGGACTTGAATGCTGTCATCGATCAAGGATTGCTGGATGTGCCTGGAAACCTCTTTCAAAAGAAGTATGGAAATCCAGATGAACTGCGGTACAACATAGaaatcaaat GTTTGAATGACCTATTATCTTCTCTGGCACAGTCTACAGATATTCGAGTTCTCCTAAGCTGTATATCTTCAAATCTTCAGGCTTTTGTCATTCAG CCAAGCAGGAATAAACAGGAGTTTAGAAAACTGGCTGCTGATTTCCAGTTGAGATGGAACTTCCTACTGAGTGCAGTAAGCAAGGCGATGACACTCAACTATGCAGACAGTTTTG GATCCTGGCATTTGTTTAATTTGCTACTCTTGGATTATGTTGCTCACGTCTTCCAGTCCTATatagaggaggaagaggagggagaagaaagttTTTGTGTCACACAGCAAAGCGACCAGCCTGTTCTGTGGGTTTATGAGCCCAGCTACTTTGGGGGCTACTTTGCAGAAGAGGAACCTCCAGCTGAAGCTTCTCAGTCAACTCTTATAAGTTTGATGCTGAACCAGAGCGACATCAGATTAAGCAACGTATATTCAGAGTTCTGA